The following proteins are encoded in a genomic region of Montipora foliosa isolate CH-2021 chromosome 8, ASM3666993v2, whole genome shotgun sequence:
- the LOC137968914 gene encoding amidase-like has protein sequence MVNFKFYPFRYGTIGAYGPVAERIKVHCFFTKMNEKLFKESAVRVPSLQHLSEISRGLGLDIEESELGEYSDAIAKTLGDTYQRLYELPDPKLPVKYPRTPGFRPTAEENPFNAWYWCCDIKGAPSGKLQGKTVAIKDNTCVSGVPMMNGSHILRGFVPDVDATVVSRILDAGGHILGKAVCEDLCFSGGSFTSVTGPVLNPHSKTRMAGGSSSGSAELRWRKWKRAFQLYVLGKGITNDSQKRGLLLHTAGLDVQEVYFTLVPDGAETNYAETFKVLDDYFIPKANVPATNGVESHCNARAWRFSASLNKIYPYGAQEWNVNWINKTNISES, from the exons atggTGAACTTTAAattttatccgttccgctacgggaccataggcgcctatggtcccgtagcggaacggataaaagttcactgtttctttacaaaaatgaatg AAAAGCTCTTCAAGGAATCTGCTGTCCGAGTACCAAGCCTTCAGCATCTGTCAGAGATTTCGAGAGGCTTGGGACTAGACATTGAAGAGAGTGAACTTGGAGAGTACAGCG ATGCAATTGCCAAGACTCTTGGTGATACTTATCAGCGGTTGTATGAGTTACCAGATCCCAAGCTGCCAGTCAAATATCCCCGGACACCTGGTTTCAGGCCAACAGCTGAGGAAAATCCTTTCAATGCATG GTACTGGTGCTGTGACATCAAAGGAGCACCAAGCGGTAAACTTCAGGGTAAAACAGTGGCCATCAAGGATAACACATGTGTGTCAGGGGTACCTATGATGAATGGCTCTCATATCTTGAGAGGATTTGTTCCAGATGTCGATGCCACTGTAGTTTCCCGCATATTGGATGCTGGTGGACACATTCTTGGCAAGGCTGTTTGTGAAGACTTGTGTTTCAGTGGTGGAAGCTTTACATCTGTCACAGGTCCTGTGTTGAATCCTCACAGTAAAACAAGGATGGCAGGAGGCTCATCCTCTGGGTCTGCAGAATTG CGGtggagaaaatggaaaagagcGTTTCAATTGTACGTGCTTGGTAAAGGGATCACAAACGATTCGCAGAAACGTGGCCTGCTACTTCACACAGCTGGGCTTGACGTACAGGAAGTTTATTTCACACTGGTGCCTGATGGTGCAGAGACGAACTACGCCGAAACTTTTAAGGTACTGGATGATTATTTTATTCCAAAAGCTAATGTACCTGCAactaatggcgtcgaaagtcattgtaacgcgcgcgcgtggcgttttagtgcatctttgaacaaaatatacccttatggagctcaagaatggaacgtcaattggataaacaagacaaataTATCTGAATCTTAA